A stretch of Alkalicella caledoniensis DNA encodes these proteins:
- a CDS encoding FtsX-like permease family protein, whose protein sequence is MGILIKFILKSITEKKLRTLLILVAVIISTALFFASTTMPNTVSEIFLDSMTKYVGGSDIVITSGEGSPSPYFKADVITTSNDWDYAVTSVDSMALHRGEEFELTTVKLLGFDFHDIKQFNPYYLEQGSLKPLNNNEVVIGKGFSEHHGLELNDLVELEIFGQEHDFKIVGIAENKGPFMEDGQMIQFLVSPKKIHEVYGLADDYVSSIFIRSNSSDLDSTITDLSIKYDNLSVGHAIPQDDIDYMVSTIKMPFNIVLGLVFFISFFIIYTSFKLMMKERLPITGTFRSIGATKKLTSLVLMGETIVYALVGGTIGIFLGIGILKVISVSLTTGFGTGSEVVAIYSFTNIVLSFMAAFTITLVSGIAPILNSTKFSIKEIILNTMEKPKSKKMYKVVLGVSFIIFAIIVPSLANMYSLLAVTLLAMLFTIIAIVLLVPYATMFLVRIFEKILTGIFGNIGTLACKNIRNNKSIIGSVTLLAIAIALLLSINVVSYSVAQEVALTYDNYGNYASVIRANRLDENALEKTRSLDGVESATGIMTANHISVEGSDKKLIVLKGITPDYIDYWRLRIKPDDLAQLSDGNIIVTAKVSEIYGIEKGDNITFRVNGRKKDFTVVGTFESMSDNGDFSLITIEDFKSLFKAEFYTSIYTKGQDSESIAKKLREEFYHLNPFVTTLELQKRMNLENNAQVFGILSAFSVLAMISGLLGIINNLIISFIERKRSLAMYRSLGMSKLQIRNMILIESFTGGLVGGILGIMGSLVIIRNMPYLTKALAAYIPMHYQVSTFIYFLVAGVLVMVLASVSPALKSSKMNIIQSIKYE, encoded by the coding sequence GTGGGTATTTTAATTAAGTTTATTTTAAAAAGTATAACTGAGAAAAAACTCAGGACTTTGTTGATCCTAGTTGCAGTAATTATATCAACTGCTCTTTTCTTTGCTTCAACAACAATGCCAAACACCGTTTCAGAAATCTTTTTAGATTCTATGACAAAGTATGTAGGAGGTTCCGATATTGTAATAACATCTGGTGAAGGCTCCCCTTCCCCTTATTTTAAGGCCGATGTAATAACCACAAGTAATGATTGGGATTATGCTGTTACCTCTGTTGACTCCATGGCGTTGCATAGGGGAGAAGAATTCGAACTCACAACAGTTAAACTGTTAGGTTTTGATTTCCATGACATAAAACAATTCAACCCCTATTATTTAGAGCAGGGTTCTCTTAAGCCCCTCAATAATAACGAAGTAGTTATTGGAAAAGGTTTTAGTGAACATCATGGTTTAGAACTCAATGATTTAGTTGAGCTTGAGATTTTTGGTCAGGAACATGACTTCAAGATTGTAGGAATTGCGGAAAATAAAGGTCCCTTCATGGAGGATGGTCAGATGATTCAATTCTTGGTTTCCCCTAAAAAAATCCATGAGGTATATGGTTTAGCTGACGATTATGTTTCCTCAATTTTTATACGTTCTAACTCCAGTGATTTAGATAGTACTATTACTGATTTAAGTATCAAGTATGATAACCTCTCTGTAGGTCATGCAATCCCTCAAGATGATATAGACTATATGGTGAGCACTATAAAAATGCCATTTAATATTGTCCTTGGGTTAGTATTTTTCATAAGCTTCTTTATAATTTATACTTCTTTTAAGTTGATGATGAAAGAACGATTGCCAATAACAGGAACTTTTAGAAGCATAGGTGCTACTAAAAAATTGACATCTTTAGTACTTATGGGAGAAACAATAGTGTATGCCTTAGTTGGAGGGACAATAGGTATCTTTTTGGGAATCGGAATTTTGAAAGTTATCTCAGTATCTTTAACTACAGGCTTTGGTACCGGAAGTGAAGTGGTAGCTATTTACTCATTTACTAACATAGTACTATCATTCATGGCTGCATTCACAATAACCTTAGTAAGTGGAATCGCCCCCATACTAAATAGCACCAAGTTTTCCATTAAAGAAATAATCTTAAATACAATGGAAAAACCTAAATCCAAGAAAATGTACAAAGTTGTATTGGGAGTATCTTTTATAATTTTCGCCATAATAGTTCCAAGTTTAGCTAATATGTACAGTCTTTTAGCTGTAACTTTGCTTGCCATGTTATTTACCATTATAGCTATTGTACTACTAGTGCCTTATGCCACTATGTTTTTAGTACGGATATTCGAAAAAATCTTAACGGGGATATTCGGAAATATAGGTACTTTAGCCTGCAAAAATATACGAAACAATAAAAGTATAATAGGTAGTGTCACACTTTTAGCCATTGCTATTGCACTATTGCTTTCAATAAACGTGGTGAGCTATTCTGTGGCCCAAGAGGTTGCCCTAACCTATGATAACTATGGTAACTACGCTTCTGTTATTAGGGCTAACAGACTTGATGAGAATGCCCTAGAAAAAACACGTTCTCTAGATGGTGTTGAAAGTGCTACAGGGATAATGACTGCAAATCATATTTCAGTTGAAGGCTCTGATAAAAAGCTGATAGTTCTTAAGGGTATTACCCCTGATTATATTGATTATTGGCGTTTAAGAATTAAACCTGATGATCTTGCACAACTCAGTGATGGCAATATTATAGTAACAGCAAAGGTCAGTGAGATTTATGGGATAGAAAAAGGTGACAATATAACCTTTAGGGTAAATGGTAGAAAAAAAGATTTTACAGTTGTGGGAACCTTTGAATCAATGTCCGACAATGGCGACTTTTCTCTAATAACAATTGAAGATTTCAAGAGCTTATTCAAAGCTGAATTCTACACATCCATATATACCAAAGGACAAGATTCAGAATCAATTGCAAAGAAACTTAGGGAAGAGTTTTATCATTTAAATCCCTTCGTCACAACGTTGGAATTACAAAAACGTATGAATTTAGAGAATAACGCTCAGGTTTTTGGTATTCTATCAGCATTCTCAGTTTTAGCTATGATTTCAGGGCTCTTAGGGATTATCAATAATTTAATAATAAGTTTTATAGAGCGAAAACGCTCCTTAGCAATGTACCGTTCTTTAGGGATGAGCAAATTACAGATTAGAAATATGATCTTGATTGAGTCCTTTACAGGTGGCTTAGTAGGTGGAATTTTGGGAATAATGGGCAGTCTTGTTATCATTCGTAATATGCCTTACTTAACAAAGGCCTTAGCTGCTTACATCCCTATGCATTATCAAGTGAGCACATTTATTTATTTCCTAGTAGCCGGGGTTTTGGTAATGGTACTGGCTTCTGTAAGCCCAGCACTTAAGTCATCAAAAATGAATATCATACAATCAATTAAATATGAATAG
- a CDS encoding ABC transporter ATP-binding protein yields the protein MNVIETKEIYKNFKMGIVDVEVLKDINLNVAKGEFVSIMGPSGSGKSTLLYLLGALDKPTSGQILVNGKELSVLKDKEESIMRRKEMGFVFQFYNLIPNLTVEENILVPMLLDGKKVKDYKDKLDEILNIVGLEDRRKYTPRELSGGQQQRVAIARSLINDPDIILADEPIGNLDSKTGTEIMELLQKINVEQGKTVIQVTHSKEAACYGTRLVLMRDGIICDYNGELKRMSS from the coding sequence ATGAATGTTATTGAAACGAAAGAGATATATAAAAACTTTAAAATGGGCATTGTTGACGTAGAGGTTCTCAAGGATATAAACCTTAATGTGGCAAAGGGTGAGTTTGTATCAATAATGGGTCCTTCTGGATCAGGAAAGAGTACTTTGCTTTATCTCCTAGGTGCTTTAGATAAACCCACATCTGGCCAGATTTTAGTAAATGGGAAAGAACTTTCCGTCCTTAAGGATAAAGAGGAAAGTATTATGAGACGCAAGGAAATGGGTTTTGTATTCCAGTTTTACAATCTCATTCCTAATCTCACAGTGGAAGAAAATATTTTAGTCCCTATGCTTTTAGATGGGAAGAAAGTAAAAGATTATAAGGATAAGCTTGATGAAATATTAAATATAGTAGGACTAGAAGACCGTCGCAAATATACACCAAGGGAACTTTCAGGAGGACAGCAGCAAAGGGTTGCAATAGCCCGTTCTTTAATAAATGACCCAGATATCATATTAGCTGATGAACCCATAGGTAATTTGGATTCGAAAACAGGTACAGAAATAATGGAGCTTTTGCAGAAAATCAATGTGGAGCAAGGGAAAACAGTTATACAAGTAACCCACTCCAAGGAAGCTGCATGCTATGGCACTAGGCTAG